The following proteins are encoded in a genomic region of Nocardioides sp. cx-173:
- the gatB gene encoding Asp-tRNA(Asn)/Glu-tRNA(Gln) amidotransferase subunit GatB: MTETLVPWDDVLAAYDPALGLEVHVELNTATKMFCGCPAVFGGEPNTHVCPTCLGLPGAMPVVNGKAVESAIRIGLALNCEIAEWCRFARKNYFYPDMPKNFQTSQYDEPICFEGWMDVEVQGETGPEIFRVEIERAHMEEDTGKSLHVGGSTGRIHGADYSLVDYNRAGIPLIEIVTKPIMGAGAKAPAVARAYVSQLRDLILALGVSEARMDQGNLRADVNLSLAPKGSGTLGTRTETKNVNSFRSVERAVRYEMQRHAAVLEAGGSIFQETRHWHEDTGVTTSGRPKSDADDYRYFPEPDLVPVAPSREWVEELRGTLPENPVERRARLQADWGYTDLEMRDVVASGVLVPIEETVAAGASPQAARKWWSSELARRANDAGVDVVDLGVSPAQVAAVQALVDAGTVNDKLARQVFDGLIAGEGTPEEIVAARGLAVVSDEGALGAAVDAAIAANPDVADKIRDGKVAAAGALIGAVMKEMRGQADAARVRELVLEKLT; this comes from the coding sequence ATGACCGAGACCCTCGTCCCGTGGGACGACGTGCTGGCGGCGTACGACCCGGCGCTCGGCCTCGAGGTCCACGTCGAGCTCAACACCGCGACCAAGATGTTCTGCGGCTGCCCGGCCGTGTTCGGCGGTGAGCCCAACACCCACGTCTGCCCGACCTGCCTGGGGCTGCCCGGGGCGATGCCGGTGGTCAACGGCAAGGCCGTGGAGTCCGCGATCCGGATCGGGCTGGCGCTCAACTGCGAGATCGCCGAGTGGTGCCGCTTCGCCCGGAAGAACTACTTCTACCCGGACATGCCTAAGAACTTCCAGACCTCCCAGTACGACGAGCCCATCTGCTTCGAGGGATGGATGGACGTGGAAGTCCAAGGAGAGACCGGCCCCGAGATTTTTAGGGTCGAGATCGAGCGCGCCCACATGGAGGAGGACACCGGGAAGTCGCTGCACGTCGGCGGCTCGACCGGTCGCATCCACGGTGCCGACTACTCGCTGGTCGACTACAACCGCGCCGGGATCCCGCTCATCGAGATCGTCACCAAGCCGATCATGGGCGCCGGCGCGAAGGCGCCGGCCGTGGCCCGCGCCTACGTCAGCCAGCTGCGCGACCTGATCCTCGCGCTCGGTGTCTCCGAGGCGCGGATGGACCAGGGCAACCTGCGCGCCGACGTCAACCTCTCCCTGGCGCCCAAGGGCTCGGGGACCCTCGGCACCCGCACGGAGACCAAGAACGTCAACTCCTTCCGCTCCGTCGAGCGCGCGGTGCGCTACGAGATGCAGCGCCACGCCGCGGTGCTGGAGGCCGGCGGCTCGATCTTCCAGGAGACCCGTCACTGGCACGAGGACACCGGGGTCACCACCAGCGGGCGCCCGAAGTCCGACGCCGACGACTACCGCTACTTCCCCGAGCCGGACCTGGTGCCGGTCGCGCCCAGCCGGGAGTGGGTCGAGGAGCTGCGTGGCACGCTGCCCGAGAACCCGGTCGAGCGCCGGGCCCGGCTCCAGGCCGACTGGGGCTACACCGACCTGGAGATGCGCGACGTCGTCGCCTCCGGCGTGCTGGTGCCCATCGAGGAGACCGTGGCCGCCGGCGCCTCGCCGCAGGCGGCGCGCAAGTGGTGGAGCTCCGAGCTCGCCCGGCGCGCCAACGACGCCGGCGTCGACGTCGTCGACCTGGGGGTGAGCCCGGCGCAGGTCGCGGCCGTCCAGGCGCTCGTGGACGCGGGCACGGTGAACGACAAGCTCGCCCGCCAGGTCTTCGACGGCCTGATCGCCGGCGAGGGCACCCCGGAGGAGATCGTCGCCGCCCGCGGGCTGGCCGTCGTGTCCGACGAGGGCGCGCTCGGTGCCGCGGTCGACGCCGCCATCGCCGCCAACCCCGACGTGGCCGACAAGATCCGCGACGGCAAGGTCGCCGCCGCGGGCGCCCTCATCGGGGCGGTCATGAAGGAGATGCGCGGCCAGGCCGACGCCGCCCGGGTCCGCGAGCTGGTCCTGGAGAAGCTGACCTGA
- the ligA gene encoding NAD-dependent DNA ligase LigA: MSDAAEEPTAAPTPATPEARDEHQQLVEQVEDARWRYYVLDDPTLSDADFDRRLRRLEELEEEFPELRTPDSPTQKVGGAVSTEFTAVDHLQRMESLDNAFSYDELAGWHARLARDGVASPDLLCELKVDGLAINLLYEKGRLVRALTRGDGRTGEDVTPNVKTIDSVPHRLQPSETHAVPDLLEVRGEVFLPRDAFERLNESMTDAGKPMFANPRNAAAGSLRQKDPRVTATRALGMVCHGIGARQGFEPTAQSMAYDALRAWGLPISDQVRVLPTLEEVQAYIAHAGEHRHTIVPYEIDGVVVKVDDVSLQRRLGSTSRAPRWAIAFKYPPEEVNAELLDIRVNVGRTGRVTPYGVMVPTLVAGSTVENATLHNAHEVRRKDVRPGDTVILRKAGDVIPEILGPVLALRPEGLPEWVMPTECPACATPLAQQKEGDKDLRCPNHQFCPAQVRERVFHVAGRGAFDIEGLGYEAATALLEAEVIGNEGDVFDLDEDRLLRTDLFTRAAKKTEADHAVAGRVLSANGRRLLDNLDQAKSVPLWRVLVALSIRHVGPTAARALAQEFGSMAAIRGATEAELAAAEGVGPTIAEAVIEWFAVEWHREIVDKWEAAGVTMVDARDESTPRTLEGLSIVVTGSLVDFSRDSAKEAILSRGGKASGSVSKKTDYVVVGESAGSKADKAEQLKVPILDEDGFKRLLEQGPEAPEPDEGD; encoded by the coding sequence ATGAGCGACGCCGCCGAGGAGCCGACTGCTGCCCCGACCCCCGCGACCCCCGAGGCCCGCGACGAGCACCAGCAGCTGGTCGAGCAGGTCGAGGACGCCCGCTGGCGCTACTACGTCCTCGACGACCCCACGCTCTCCGACGCCGACTTCGACCGTCGGCTGCGGCGCCTCGAGGAGCTGGAGGAGGAGTTCCCGGAGCTGCGCACGCCCGACTCCCCGACGCAGAAGGTCGGGGGAGCGGTCTCGACCGAGTTCACCGCGGTGGACCACCTGCAGCGCATGGAGTCCCTCGACAACGCGTTCTCCTACGACGAGCTCGCCGGTTGGCACGCCCGGCTGGCCCGCGACGGCGTCGCGTCGCCCGACCTGCTCTGCGAGCTCAAGGTCGACGGCCTCGCGATCAACCTGCTCTACGAGAAGGGCCGCCTGGTGCGCGCGCTCACCCGTGGCGACGGCCGCACCGGCGAGGACGTCACGCCCAACGTCAAGACTATCGACTCCGTGCCGCACCGGCTGCAGCCGTCCGAGACCCACGCCGTGCCCGACCTGCTCGAGGTCCGCGGGGAGGTGTTCCTGCCGCGCGACGCGTTCGAGCGGCTCAACGAGTCGATGACCGACGCCGGCAAGCCGATGTTCGCGAACCCCCGCAACGCCGCCGCCGGCTCCCTGCGGCAGAAGGACCCCCGCGTCACCGCCACCCGCGCCCTGGGGATGGTCTGCCATGGCATCGGCGCGCGGCAGGGCTTCGAGCCCACGGCGCAGTCGATGGCCTACGACGCCCTGCGCGCGTGGGGGCTGCCGATCTCCGACCAGGTGCGGGTCCTGCCCACGCTCGAGGAGGTCCAGGCCTACATCGCCCACGCCGGCGAGCACCGGCACACGATCGTGCCCTACGAGATCGACGGCGTCGTGGTCAAGGTCGACGACGTGTCCCTGCAGCGGCGCCTCGGCTCGACCAGCCGTGCGCCGCGCTGGGCGATCGCCTTCAAGTACCCGCCCGAGGAGGTCAACGCCGAGCTCCTCGACATCCGGGTCAACGTCGGCCGCACCGGCCGCGTCACGCCGTACGGCGTGATGGTGCCGACGCTCGTGGCCGGGTCCACCGTCGAGAACGCCACCCTCCACAACGCCCACGAGGTCCGGCGCAAGGACGTCCGCCCCGGCGACACCGTCATCCTGCGCAAGGCAGGCGACGTGATCCCCGAGATCCTCGGCCCGGTGCTGGCGCTGCGGCCGGAGGGCCTGCCCGAGTGGGTGATGCCCACCGAGTGCCCTGCCTGCGCCACCCCGCTGGCTCAGCAGAAGGAGGGCGACAAGGACCTGCGCTGCCCCAATCACCAGTTCTGTCCGGCCCAGGTGCGCGAGCGGGTCTTCCACGTCGCCGGCCGCGGCGCCTTCGACATCGAGGGGCTCGGCTACGAGGCGGCCACGGCGCTGCTCGAGGCCGAGGTCATCGGCAACGAGGGCGACGTGTTCGACCTCGACGAGGACCGCCTGCTGCGCACCGATCTGTTCACCCGCGCGGCCAAGAAGACCGAGGCCGACCACGCCGTGGCGGGCCGGGTGCTGTCGGCCAACGGCCGCCGGCTGCTCGACAACCTGGACCAGGCCAAGTCCGTGCCGCTGTGGCGGGTGCTGGTCGCGCTGTCCATCCGCCACGTCGGCCCGACCGCAGCTCGGGCCCTGGCCCAGGAGTTCGGCTCCATGGCGGCGATCCGCGGCGCCACCGAGGCCGAGCTGGCCGCCGCCGAGGGGGTCGGGCCGACGATCGCCGAGGCGGTCATCGAGTGGTTCGCCGTCGAGTGGCACCGCGAGATCGTCGACAAGTGGGAGGCCGCCGGAGTCACCATGGTGGACGCCCGCGACGAGTCAACCCCCCGCACCCTCGAGGGGCTGAGCATCGTGGTCACCGGCTCGCTCGTCGACTTCTCCCGCGACTCCGCGAAGGAGGCGATCCTCAGCCGCGGGGGCAAGGCCTCCGGCTCGGTGTCGAAGAAGACCGACTACGTCGTCGTCGGCGAGAGCGCCGGCTCCAAGGCCGACAAGGCCGAGCAGCTGAAGGTGCCGATCCTCGACGAGGACGGCTTCAAGCGGCTGCTGGAGCAGGGCCCGGAGGCTCCCGAGCCGGACGAGGGCGACTGA
- a CDS encoding TetR/AcrR family transcriptional regulator, with product MTDVDTPSERAAQRPRVEGDREQEILEAALAALAEVGYDRLTMDAVAARARASKATLYRRWNDKASLVIDALMAQKDEFAAPDTGSLRGDLVASFCGIGGLTDTRQIGVVASVLTAISRDASFAEKFRADFIAPKAETSRLVYERAQARGELGPDVDVDLLATAVPGIVLHRLFLLGELPDEDLVTRVIDQIVLPAATCGAQSQPVTKEDS from the coding sequence ATGACCGACGTCGACACCCCCAGCGAGCGGGCCGCCCAGCGACCCCGGGTGGAGGGCGACCGGGAGCAGGAGATCCTCGAGGCCGCCCTGGCGGCGCTCGCGGAGGTCGGCTACGACCGGCTCACGATGGACGCCGTCGCGGCCCGGGCCCGGGCGTCGAAGGCGACGCTCTACCGGCGGTGGAACGACAAGGCCAGCCTCGTGATCGACGCCTTGATGGCCCAGAAGGACGAGTTCGCGGCGCCCGACACCGGCAGCCTGCGCGGCGACCTGGTCGCCTCGTTCTGCGGCATCGGGGGGCTGACCGACACCCGGCAGATCGGGGTCGTCGCCAGCGTGCTGACCGCGATCAGCCGGGACGCGTCGTTCGCGGAGAAGTTCCGCGCCGACTTCATCGCCCCCAAGGCCGAGACGAGCCGGCTCGTCTACGAGCGGGCGCAGGCCCGCGGCGAGCTCGGCCCGGACGTCGACGTCGACCTGCTCGCGACCGCCGTGCCCGGCATCGTCCTGCACCGCCTGTTCCTGCTCGGGGAGCTCCCCGACGAGGACCTCGTCACCCGTGTCATCGACCAGATCGTCCTGCCCGCCGCCACCTGCGGCGCGCAGTCCCAGCCCGTCACGAAAGAAGACTCATGA
- a CDS encoding MFS transporter has product MTDVKTAGGQTPEPTQERTLHLGWALVLISMAQLMVVLDASIANIALPFIGEDLSIDQANLTWIVTGYALAFGGLLLLGGRLGDLYGRRRIFMVGLVVFAVASLLGGFAQNEALLLGSRGLQGLGAALASPAALALITTTFPAGPPRNRAFAVYAAMSGAGAAVGLILGGWLTGLDPVLGLEGWRWTFLINVPIGLVAAFLAPRFLNESESHPGQLDVPGAITGTLGLLGLVYGFSRAGEEAHGWGDTWTIASLAAGVVLLAVFALIESRVKHPLLPVRVFANRTRATSFLVMALVPAAMFAMFYFLSLFIQLVVGYSPLRTGFAFLPFSVGIVFGAALSSNLVNRINPRYIAGVGTIMSVAALVGFSMLDVPTSTEALLAVTPDNPLGADVNYWTAIFPFIMLMSVGMGMVFVPLTLTAVHHLRAEDSGIGSGVLNTMQQVGGALGLAILGTVSLHYAEGTKSALAGDLVARGLPPVDAGRLAFLGSFTEGAAAAFLVGAGLIAIGSVAIWAFLNVKHEELATDGPESGVHVG; this is encoded by the coding sequence ATGACCGACGTCAAGACGGCCGGGGGGCAGACCCCGGAGCCCACACAGGAGCGCACGCTCCACCTCGGGTGGGCTCTGGTGCTCATCTCGATGGCCCAGCTGATGGTGGTGCTCGACGCCTCCATCGCCAACATCGCCCTGCCGTTCATCGGCGAGGACCTGAGCATCGACCAGGCCAACCTGACCTGGATCGTCACCGGCTACGCCCTGGCCTTCGGAGGACTGCTCCTCCTCGGCGGCCGGCTCGGTGACCTCTACGGTCGCCGCCGGATCTTCATGGTCGGCCTGGTCGTCTTCGCCGTCGCCTCGCTCCTGGGCGGGTTCGCCCAGAACGAGGCGCTGCTGCTCGGGTCGCGAGGACTGCAGGGCCTCGGCGCAGCGCTCGCCTCCCCCGCGGCGCTCGCCCTGATCACGACGACGTTCCCGGCCGGCCCGCCCCGCAACCGGGCGTTCGCCGTCTACGCCGCCATGTCCGGCGCCGGCGCCGCGGTCGGTCTCATCCTCGGGGGCTGGCTCACCGGCCTCGACCCGGTCCTGGGCCTCGAGGGCTGGCGCTGGACCTTCCTGATCAACGTGCCGATCGGCCTCGTGGCGGCGTTCTTGGCGCCGCGCTTCCTCAACGAGTCCGAGTCGCACCCGGGCCAGCTCGACGTCCCCGGCGCCATCACCGGCACGCTGGGCCTGCTCGGCCTGGTCTACGGCTTCAGCCGCGCCGGCGAGGAGGCGCACGGCTGGGGTGACACGTGGACCATCGCGTCACTGGCCGCCGGGGTCGTGCTGCTCGCGGTCTTCGCCCTCATCGAGTCGCGGGTGAAGCACCCGCTGCTGCCGGTCCGGGTCTTCGCCAACCGCACCCGCGCCACCAGCTTCCTGGTGATGGCGCTGGTCCCGGCGGCGATGTTCGCGATGTTCTACTTCCTGAGCCTCTTCATCCAGCTCGTGGTGGGCTACAGCCCCCTGCGCACGGGCTTCGCGTTCCTGCCGTTCTCGGTCGGCATCGTGTTCGGCGCGGCGCTCTCCTCCAACCTGGTGAACCGGATCAACCCGCGCTACATCGCCGGCGTCGGCACGATCATGTCCGTCGCCGCGCTCGTGGGCTTCTCGATGCTCGACGTCCCGACCAGCACCGAGGCCCTCCTGGCCGTGACCCCGGACAACCCGCTGGGCGCCGACGTCAACTACTGGACCGCGATCTTCCCGTTCATCATGCTGATGTCGGTCGGCATGGGCATGGTGTTCGTGCCGCTCACCCTCACCGCGGTGCACCACCTGCGCGCCGAGGACTCCGGCATCGGGTCGGGGGTGCTCAACACGATGCAGCAGGTCGGCGGCGCGCTCGGCCTGGCCATCTTGGGCACGGTCTCGCTGCACTACGCCGAGGGCACCAAGAGCGCCCTCGCCGGCGACCTGGTCGCCCGGGGCCTGCCACCCGTCGATGCGGGGCGGTTGGCCTTCCTCGGCTCGTTCACCGAGGGCGCGGCGGCGGCCTTCCTGGTCGGCGCAGGGCTGATCGCGATCGGCTCGGTGGCCATCTGGGCCTTCCTCAACGTCAAGCACGAGGAGCTCGCCACGGACGGCCCCGAGAGCGGGGTCCACGTCGGCTGA
- the gatA gene encoding Asp-tRNA(Asn)/Glu-tRNA(Gln) amidotransferase subunit GatA: protein MSTGGDLTRRTAAQLADALAAGETTSVEITQAQLDRIGEVDGAVHAFLHVDAEGALAQAAESDARRAAGRPASSLDGVPIAVKDVLTTEGLPTTCGSKILEGWIPPYDATVVRRLRAAGLPILGKTNMDEFAMGSSTEHSAYGPTHNPWDLDRIPGGSGGGSAAAVAAFEAPLALGTDTGGSIRQPGAVTGTVGVKPTYGSVSRYGLVALANSLDQVGPVTRTVLDAALLHELIGGHDPMDSTSITQPVPDLTDAVRRGATGDLTGVRVGVVKELGGEGYQDGVQARFQEAVDLMVGAGAEVVEVSCPTFVHALATYYLILPAEASSNLAKFDAMRYGLRVMPEGIESPSAEDVMRATRDAGFGDEVKRRIILGTYALSSGYYDAYYGQAQKVRTLISRDFDAAFEQADVLISPTAPTTAFKLGEKVDDPMAMYLNDLATIPANLSGVPGISVPGGLADEDGLPVGVQILAPTMADDRVYRVGAALEALLADRWGGPLLDRAPALTGVTR from the coding sequence GTGAGCACCGGAGGCGACCTGACCCGGCGCACCGCCGCCCAGCTGGCCGACGCCCTGGCTGCGGGGGAGACCACCTCGGTCGAGATCACCCAGGCCCAGCTCGACCGCATCGGCGAGGTCGACGGTGCGGTCCACGCCTTCTTGCACGTCGACGCCGAGGGCGCGCTGGCACAGGCAGCCGAGTCCGACGCCCGCCGCGCCGCCGGCCGGCCCGCCTCGAGCCTCGACGGGGTGCCGATCGCGGTCAAGGACGTCCTGACCACCGAGGGCCTGCCCACGACCTGCGGGTCCAAGATCCTCGAGGGCTGGATCCCGCCCTACGACGCCACGGTCGTACGCCGCCTGCGCGCGGCCGGTCTGCCGATCCTGGGCAAGACCAACATGGACGAGTTCGCGATGGGCTCCTCCACCGAGCACTCCGCCTACGGGCCGACCCACAACCCGTGGGACCTCGACCGCATCCCCGGCGGCTCCGGCGGCGGGTCCGCGGCTGCCGTGGCCGCCTTCGAGGCGCCGCTCGCGCTCGGCACCGACACCGGCGGCTCGATCCGCCAGCCCGGTGCCGTGACCGGCACCGTGGGGGTCAAGCCCACCTACGGCTCGGTCTCGCGCTACGGGCTGGTCGCGCTGGCCAACTCCCTCGACCAGGTCGGCCCGGTGACCCGCACGGTCCTCGACGCCGCCCTGCTCCACGAGCTCATCGGCGGACACGACCCGATGGACTCGACGTCGATCACCCAGCCCGTGCCCGACCTCACCGACGCGGTGCGCCGCGGCGCCACGGGCGACCTCACCGGCGTCCGCGTCGGCGTGGTGAAGGAGCTCGGCGGCGAGGGCTACCAGGACGGCGTGCAGGCGCGCTTCCAGGAGGCCGTCGACCTCATGGTCGGCGCCGGGGCCGAGGTCGTGGAGGTGTCCTGCCCGACGTTCGTCCACGCGTTGGCCACCTACTACCTGATCCTGCCGGCCGAGGCGTCCAGCAACCTCGCGAAGTTCGACGCGATGCGCTACGGCCTGCGGGTGATGCCCGAGGGCATCGAGAGCCCGAGCGCCGAGGACGTCATGCGCGCCACCCGCGACGCGGGCTTCGGCGACGAGGTGAAGCGCCGCATCATCCTGGGCACCTACGCGCTGTCCAGCGGCTACTACGACGCCTACTACGGTCAGGCGCAGAAGGTCCGCACCCTGATCTCGCGCGACTTCGACGCGGCCTTCGAGCAGGCCGACGTGCTGATCTCGCCGACCGCGCCGACGACGGCGTTCAAGCTGGGGGAGAAGGTCGACGACCCGATGGCGATGTACCTCAACGACCTCGCGACGATCCCGGCCAACCTCTCCGGCGTCCCCGGCATCTCGGTGCCCGGCGGCCTCGCCGACGAGGACGGACTGCCCGTGGGCGTGCAGATCCTCGCCCCGACCATGGCCGACGACCGGGTCTACCGCGTCGGCGCCGCGCTCGAGGCGCTGCTCGCCGACAGGTGGGGCGGCCCGCTGCTCGACCGCGCACCGGCCCTGACAGGAGTGACCCGATGA
- the gatC gene encoding Asp-tRNA(Asn)/Glu-tRNA(Gln) amidotransferase subunit GatC: MPEITREEVAHLADLARIDLDDAELDHLAPQLSVILDSVASISGVAGDDVPPTSHPMPLTNVFREDVVTPSLTAEQALSGAPASDQQRFMVPRILGDEQ; this comes from the coding sequence ATGCCTGAAATCACCAGGGAGGAGGTCGCGCACCTCGCCGACCTCGCCCGGATCGACCTCGACGACGCGGAGCTCGACCACCTGGCCCCGCAGCTCTCGGTCATCCTCGACTCGGTCGCCTCGATCAGCGGGGTGGCCGGCGACGACGTGCCGCCCACGTCGCACCCGATGCCGCTGACCAACGTGTTCCGCGAGGACGTCGTCACGCCCAGCCTCACGGCCGAGCAGGCGCTGTCCGGCGCTCCGGCCTCCGACCAGCAGCGCTTCATGGTCCCGCGGATCCTGGGGGACGAGCAGTGA